The stretch of DNA GTGCGGGGGCCGCGCGACACATCCTCGGGCGGGGGGCCGTGATGATGGTGGCGACGGAAGCGGTGCTCGCCGGCCTCTTCGGGCGTGTCCGGGGTGCCGGGCTTGGCTGGGGTCTTGCTCGCGTCCTTGCTGCCGGACTTGTCATCGGGCGCCTCGGGCGGGGGAGGCGGTGGCGCGAAATCGTCGTGAGAGGCCATCACCAGCTTGATCGCCAGCGCATGGGTGACCTGTTCCTCGCGATATTCGGCCTGAGCGCGATAGAGCAGCGCCGCGCCGATCCCCTGCGCCAGCAGCAGCGCCAGCGCCAGCGCGCCCATCACCTGGGCGCGCAGCGAATGCGGCCACAGCATGGTGAAGATGCGGGCGATCAGGCCGGGGCGGGGGGCAGGTGTTTCGCTGTCGGTCATGCCAGTGTCGTCACGCGGGGCCGGAGGGCACCCGGCGCACATCGGCGGCCAGCATATAGCCGCCGCCCCACACCGTCTGGATTACCTGCGGGTTGCGGCTGTCGACCTCGATCTTGCGGCGCAGGCGGCTGACCTGATTGTCCACCGCGCGGTCGAAGAGATGCGCCTCGCGGCCCTGCACCATGTCGAGCAGGCGGTCGCGGTCCAGCACCTGGCGCGGATGTTCGAGGAAGGCCATCAGCAGGCGGAACTCCACCGAGGAGATCGCCACGATGGCGCCCTCGGGATCGATCAGCCGGCGCTTGAGCGGGTCGAGGCGCCAGGCGTCGAAGAGGAAATCCTCATTCTGCGTGGTGTCCACAGCCCCGCGCCCCGAGCGGCGCAGCACGCTGCGGATGCGGGCGACCAGCTCACGCGGTTCGAAGGGTTTGACGACATAGTCGTCCGCGCCGATCTCCAGCCCGACGATGCGGTCGGTCGCCTCGGATTTGGCGGTGAGGAAGATGGTGGGGATCGCCCGCGATTCGGTCAGGTGGCGGCACAGCGACAGGCCGTCCTCGCCGGGCATCATGATGTCGAGCAGGACCAGATCGGGCACGCCCTCGCGCATGATCGCCCGCGCTTCTGCGGCGCTGGCGGCCTGGCTGACGGTAAAACCCTGCCGCTCCAGATAGGAGGCGAGGGGTTCACGCAGCCCCGGCTCGTCATCGACAAGCAGCAGGCGTTGGGGGGCGGCGTCCTGGGTCATGCCAGTGGTCATGGTGCTCTGGTTCACAGCTTTGTCTTCATCAGGCCTGAAAGGTGGACCCTGCGCGGGCCCACCTGTCAAGGTTTTGCATTCAGGTCAGCGGTGGGGGAGGCGGCGCGTCATGGCCATCAGGACCCCCATCGGGACCTTGGTCGGGACCATGCGGGGGCGGGCCCCAGCCACGCGGACCTTCACCATCGGGGCCGCCATGGCGCGGGCCGCCCCAGCGGTGATGATGCTCGCCATGGCCGTGGTGGCTGGCGCGCAGCTCCTCGAAGGTGACCTTGCCGTCGTGATTGGCGTCGGCCTCGTCAAAGCGCTTGAGTTCGGCGGCGATGAAGGCGTCCTTCGTCACCGATCCGGTGTGCTGGGGATCGGCGTCGTGCAGAAGCTGGAAGACGATCGGCGACATGAAGCCGTGATGGCCGGGGCCCTCGCCGGGGTGACCGCCGCCATGGCCGTCAGGTCCGCGATGGCCATCGGGACCGGGGTGCTCGCCCGGAGGCGGCGGGGGCGGAGCGCCTTCCGGGCCCTTGGGGGCAGCGCCATCGGGACCGGGATGCCCGGCGCCGGGGTGGCGTGGCTGTTCATGCGCGGCGATGAACTCGGCCTTGGTCACCGAACCATCGTGATTGGTGTCGAGCCGGTCGAACTCGCGGCTGAGGCGGTCCTCATAACGGGCCTTCATATCGGCCTCGTTGAAGACGCCATCCTTGTTGAAATCGAGATGGTCGAAGATTTCCGCGGCGTGAGCCTTCGCCTCGTCACGGGTCAGCGCGGGGGGCTGGTCGGGGGCGGTCTTGGCGGCGGCGGGCTTGGCCTTCGCCTTGGTGGCCGCCATGGCCGGAGCCGTCGCCAGCATGGATCCCGCCAATGCCAGCGCGATCATCCGCGAGCGCAGGGTGAATGACGTCATCAGTGCG from Novosphingobium sp. encodes:
- a CDS encoding response regulator, with amino-acid sequence MTQDAAPQRLLLVDDEPGLREPLASYLERQGFTVSQAASAAEARAIMREGVPDLVLLDIMMPGEDGLSLCRHLTESRAIPTIFLTAKSEATDRIVGLEIGADDYVVKPFEPRELVARIRSVLRRSGRGAVDTTQNEDFLFDAWRLDPLKRRLIDPEGAIVAISSVEFRLLMAFLEHPRQVLDRDRLLDMVQGREAHLFDRAVDNQVSRLRRKIEVDSRNPQVIQTVWGGGYMLAADVRRVPSGPA